A window from Bacteroidota bacterium encodes these proteins:
- a CDS encoding kelch repeat-containing protein, translated as MKYNFFKIIMIIVLTQIALSQQNRLHEIVNNIVIEDSVRGIWNQLQISGTLPYPRVFPTAIYFPPTDKMIIFGGWSHVPFNSLNDSWSFDLASNTWTQLSTTGGPPPTRAGHIAVFDSIRKRMIIFGGNNWWGTVFNDTWALDLQTNTWAQLSTSGDPPPKRWVHCGIYDYFRDRLIIFGGYYGPAGGHPYNDTWALNLSTLQWEQLSTMNTPSPRTDIKAIFDNYNDRMIIFGGGNGVTGFKETLALDLNTYQWTSIGDFENTVATYGSNFDSQRRWMILVASNGLYDHGQAAVFSTNEDKWLPLSISGSIPSQRNWVSSIWDPKRKRVVMFGGGLSNYVTYKETWELFLNEVIDTIRNVNVSDKWNIVSIPVIVSNGLKSTLFINAISSAFAYEGNYVVKDTMINGIGYWLKFPAAESVTIAGKYLTTDTINVTTGWNIIGSLSEPMPVYLITSDPPGIVTSILYGYEGSYIISDTIKPGKGYWVKVNQDGKLILSTTTPIYSASRIKIVDDGELPPSAPGQLVEQVNAIPTNFELKQNYPNPFNPNTVINYTLPTREFVSLKVYNTLGQEVASLVDEMQDAGYKSVSFDAANLPSGVYYYKLTAGTFSSVKKLILMR; from the coding sequence ATGAAATACAATTTTTTCAAAATTATCATGATTATAGTCCTCACACAAATTGCCTTATCTCAACAAAACCGTTTACACGAAATTGTGAACAATATTGTTATAGAAGATAGCGTTAGGGGGATATGGAATCAATTACAAATTTCTGGTACTTTGCCTTACCCGCGAGTTTTTCCCACTGCAATCTATTTTCCCCCAACCGACAAAATGATAATATTTGGTGGATGGTCCCATGTACCGTTCAATTCATTAAACGATAGTTGGTCTTTTGATTTAGCTTCTAATACATGGACACAGTTGTCTACAACAGGTGGCCCACCGCCAACTCGCGCAGGTCATATTGCAGTCTTCGATAGTATAAGAAAAAGAATGATCATTTTTGGAGGAAATAACTGGTGGGGGACAGTATTTAATGATACTTGGGCGCTTGACTTGCAAACGAATACTTGGGCACAATTATCTACTTCTGGGGATCCGCCCCCAAAGCGGTGGGTTCATTGTGGTATATATGATTATTTCAGAGACAGGCTTATTATATTCGGAGGTTATTATGGACCAGCTGGAGGTCATCCTTACAATGACACATGGGCATTAAATTTATCAACTTTACAATGGGAACAGCTTAGTACCATGAATACTCCCTCACCACGAACAGATATAAAAGCTATTTTTGATAATTACAACGATCGGATGATAATTTTTGGTGGAGGTAATGGTGTTACTGGATTTAAGGAAACGTTAGCTCTTGATTTGAATACCTATCAATGGACCTCAATCGGTGATTTTGAAAATACCGTAGCAACGTATGGAAGTAATTTTGATTCTCAACGTAGATGGATGATATTGGTGGCTAGTAATGGTCTCTATGATCACGGTCAAGCAGCAGTATTCTCTACAAATGAAGATAAATGGCTACCCCTATCGATTTCCGGAAGTATCCCAAGCCAAAGAAATTGGGTTAGTTCAATTTGGGATCCCAAGAGGAAACGCGTAGTTATGTTTGGTGGTGGATTATCAAATTATGTAACTTATAAAGAAACATGGGAATTATTCTTGAATGAAGTAATTGACACGATTCGCAACGTCAATGTGAGTGACAAATGGAATATAGTATCGATTCCAGTTATTGTTTCTAATGGACTCAAATCAACTCTCTTTATAAACGCAATAAGCTCTGCTTTCGCTTACGAGGGGAATTACGTGGTAAAAGACACAATGATAAATGGAATAGGCTACTGGCTAAAATTTCCCGCCGCCGAAAGTGTTACCATTGCCGGGAAATATCTTACTACTGACACAATCAACGTTACAACAGGATGGAATATAATTGGTTCGCTGAGTGAACCAATGCCAGTGTATCTAATTACGAGCGATCCACCAGGAATAGTAACAAGCATATTATATGGTTACGAAGGAAGTTATATAATCTCAGACACTATTAAACCTGGAAAAGGATACTGGGTAAAAGTAAATCAGGACGGAAAGCTAATACTGTCAACTACTACGCCTATTTACTCCGCAAGTCGTATTAAAATTGTTGACGATGGAGAACTACCACCTTCGGCACCCGGACAACTTGTTGAACAAGTTAATGCTATTCCAACAAACTTTGAACTTAAACAGAATTACCCGAATCCCTTCAATCCAAACACAGTAATAAATTATACACTTCCCACACGAGAGTTCGTGAGCTTGAAAGTATATAACACGCTCGGACAGGAAGTAGCATCGTTGGTAGATGAGATGCAGGATGCAGGATACAAATCTGTATCATTCGATGCAGCTAATTTACCTAGCGGTGTATATTATTATAAGTTAACTGCTGGAACTTTTTCATCTGTGAAGAAATTGATTTTGATGAGATAA
- a CDS encoding T9SS type A sorting domain-containing protein yields MGSVQIKVGTGNWQTISPQYYRYSGCWTYTSIDLTSYADSVVKIGFLFTSTNCNELAGWYIDDIALITGPVVFNTFENWESGMGDWYAESGTWRVGMATGECSGGPSGPNRLWTACPGTTNSRFISPFFNVSSASTNPNLRFWHCYSFGGGTAYVQIRTKTGTWQNLLSYTQSGGGVWSRPYADLTPYADSTVQIAFLYTGGSWYIDDILITGMIPPTPNPVSPPNNSICAPLNPLLKWSASAGATLYYLQVDTANTFPNPIFSDSTLTQTTHVVGPLEPLKSYYWRVRAKNDFGRGEWSNIWKFTTVSNPPLVPLLLSPNNNAVEQPTSLTFKWNVSCGVSTYHIQIDTSQLFNTTIINDSLLTDTSKLVSTFSVGTKYYWRVRAKNEFGSSDWSIVWNFTTIIGPPPTPLLMSPDSGATNQPTTITLRWHPASGASKYLLQVDTSISFGSSVLKSDSTTGSSYIISSLDTSKKYYWRVRSKNNYGVSDWSSAWNFTTGSSTVTCSVSIASGWNLISVPVTLDNYKKENVFPSATSNAFKYNAGYIVADTLKNGVGYWLKFPKDTSIELYGGRIDVDTIEVTIGWNMIGSISSPVNVNSITSPSPIIASPFYGYKNGYIVADSIKPGKGYWVKVNQGGKLILSTTSPIYSASRIKIVDDGELPPSAPDQLKEDICVSPTEFKLNQNFPNPFNPSTVISYSIPTREFVSLIVYNTLGQEVAVLVNEIQDAGYKSVKFNMLSYTGLSSGLYFYRLTAGTYISIKKIIFVK; encoded by the coding sequence ATTGGTTCCGTTCAGATTAAAGTTGGAACAGGTAATTGGCAAACCATCTCACCTCAATATTACCGTTACAGTGGTTGTTGGACATACACATCCATCGATCTGACATCCTATGCTGACTCCGTTGTAAAAATTGGTTTTCTTTTCACTTCCACTAACTGTAATGAATTGGCTGGTTGGTACATAGATGATATTGCACTTATAACCGGTCCCGTTGTGTTTAACACATTTGAGAATTGGGAATCAGGTATGGGCGATTGGTATGCTGAGAGTGGAACATGGCGAGTTGGTATGGCCACAGGTGAATGTTCAGGTGGTCCATCCGGACCAAATCGTTTATGGACAGCATGTCCGGGAACTACAAACTCAAGATTCATCAGTCCATTTTTTAATGTATCAAGTGCCAGTACAAATCCAAATTTAAGATTCTGGCATTGTTATAGTTTCGGTGGGGGTACTGCATATGTACAGATTCGAACTAAAACAGGAACTTGGCAAAACCTCCTTTCATACACACAAAGCGGAGGTGGAGTATGGTCAAGACCTTATGCCGATTTAACACCCTACGCTGACTCAACTGTACAAATAGCTTTTCTCTATACAGGCGGTTCTTGGTATATTGACGATATTTTAATTACTGGTATGATACCACCGACCCCCAATCCCGTATCACCACCCAATAATAGCATTTGCGCTCCGCTCAATCCACTACTAAAATGGTCTGCTTCTGCGGGTGCAACTTTATACTATTTACAGGTGGATACTGCAAATACATTTCCAAATCCTATTTTTAGTGACTCAACATTAACTCAAACCACACATGTTGTTGGACCTCTTGAGCCACTTAAATCTTATTACTGGCGCGTAAGAGCAAAGAATGATTTTGGTAGAGGAGAGTGGTCGAATATTTGGAAATTTACAACTGTTTCAAATCCGCCCTTGGTCCCATTGTTATTATCACCCAATAATAATGCCGTTGAGCAACCCACTTCTCTTACTTTCAAATGGAACGTATCGTGCGGTGTGAGTACTTATCACATACAAATTGATACGAGTCAATTATTTAATACAACAATAATAAATGATTCGCTATTAACAGATACTTCAAAGTTAGTGAGTACATTTTCTGTTGGCACAAAATACTATTGGCGTGTTAGAGCAAAAAATGAGTTTGGTTCGAGCGATTGGTCAATTGTTTGGAATTTTACTACTATCATTGGTCCGCCACCAACCCCATTACTTATGTCTCCCGACAGTGGAGCAACCAATCAACCAACAACAATTACACTCCGCTGGCATCCAGCAAGTGGTGCAAGTAAATACTTGCTGCAAGTTGATACAAGTATCTCATTTGGTTCTTCCGTACTTAAAAGCGATTCAACAACTGGATCGTCTTATATAATTAGTTCACTCGATACTTCAAAAAAATACTATTGGCGGGTAAGGTCAAAGAATAATTATGGAGTAAGTGATTGGTCGAGTGCCTGGAATTTCACTACAGGTTCATCAACTGTAACGTGTTCAGTTTCGATTGCAAGTGGTTGGAACTTAATTTCTGTACCGGTTACATTAGATAATTATAAAAAGGAAAATGTATTTCCTTCTGCAACGTCGAATGCTTTTAAATATAATGCAGGATATATTGTCGCGGATACGCTTAAAAATGGAGTTGGTTACTGGTTAAAATTCCCAAAAGACACATCTATTGAATTATATGGAGGACGAATTGATGTTGATACTATCGAGGTTACAATAGGATGGAATATGATAGGTTCGATCTCATCTCCTGTTAATGTAAATTCAATTACATCTCCTTCTCCTATCATTGCTTCGCCATTTTACGGATACAAAAATGGATACATTGTTGCCGATTCGATTAAACCTGGAAAAGGGTACTGGGTAAAAGTAAATCAGGGTGGAAAGCTAATACTGTCAACTACCTCACCTATTTACTCCGCAAGTCGTATTAAAATTGTTGACGATGGGGAACTACCGCCCTCTGCACCTGACCAATTGAAGGAAGATATCTGTGTATCTCCAACAGAGTTTAAATTAAACCAGAATTTTCCTAACCCATTCAATCCGAGTACGGTGATTAGTTATTCAATACCAACACGTGAATTTGTAAGTCTGATAGTTTATAATACTCTCGGTCAGGAAGTTGCTGTGTTGGTAAATGAAATTCAAGATGCAGGATATAAGTCAGTAAAGTTCAATATGTTGTCATACACTGGTTTATCAAGCGGACTTTATTTTTATCGGCTAACCGCAGGAACATATATATCAATAAAAAAAATAATTTTCGTAAAGTGA
- a CDS encoding response regulator, protein MEQITILIIDDGDDLFRFCRQFMQGTYSIVHARTGHEGLKILETEVVKLIILDKSFDRINKGELFSGDADNEGLEILRVLQQLYPQIPVMMVTAHADKNSRQKALFLGAVEYFSWENICTDIDTMLTSTKRVINSGVM, encoded by the coding sequence ATGGAGCAGATTACAATACTTATAATTGATGACGGCGACGATTTATTTCGGTTCTGCCGACAGTTTATGCAGGGCACATACAGCATTGTACATGCAAGAACGGGACATGAAGGTTTAAAGATTCTTGAGACCGAAGTTGTAAAGCTAATTATTCTCGATAAGTCGTTCGATCGCATAAACAAAGGAGAGCTTTTTAGCGGCGATGCTGATAATGAAGGATTGGAAATTTTGAGAGTACTTCAACAGCTATATCCACAGATACCGGTAATGATGGTTACAGCACATGCCGATAAAAACTCACGTCAAAAGGCGCTCTTCTTGGGAGCTGTAGAATATTTTTCTTGGGAAAACATTTGTACCGATATTGATACTATGTTGACCAGCACTAAAAGAGTGATAAACTCAGGCGTTATGTAA